From a single Pochonia chlamydosporia 170 chromosome Unknown PCv3seq00010, whole genome shotgun sequence genomic region:
- a CDS encoding farnesyl pyrophosphate synthetase 1 (similar to Metarhizium robertsii ARSEF 23 XP_007824896.2), translating into MDALKDELHTAYASLNATFGDHLASQGLDNSLIDHFSECFSANVGTGKLHRGLATLYIGKQLANNEVNAEQTQQLCVLAWLVEMLGAHYLILDDIMDESTTRRGEPCWYRQPHVGLMAINDACILKSAIFFFLKKFFRQHPAYVNLVELFLDLGLHTEVGQLGDLAAAKEEDIAKFTMEKYWSIVRDKSSYSISGPVLLALEYWQLATPKNLQQTHNFAVALGEYFQVNDDYVDVYGDYAVTGKHGTDIQDNKCTWFIIEALSRANDEQRCDLLGNYGKRDSSQVDIVKRVFNELQLQEVFREYEGKQRAKIEGIIAAVDESEGLKGEIFLTLFNGFRKGRQF; encoded by the exons ATGGATGCTCTCAAGGACGAGCTTCACACGGCATATGCCAGCCTAAACGCAACATTCGGAGATCATCTTGCATCTCAGGGTCTTGATAACTCGTTAATTGACCACTTCAGCGAG TGCTTCTCTGCAAATGTTGGAACCGGCAAGCTCCATAGGGGATTGGCAACGCTGTACATTGGGAAGCAGCTTGCAAATAATGAAGTAAACGCAGAACAAACGCAGCAACTTTGCGTTCTAGCCTGGCTTGTGGAGATGCTCGGAGCGCACTACTTGATTCTAGACGACATAATGGACGAATCGACAACACGCCGTGGTGAGCCATGTTGGTACCGCCAACCACACGTCGGTctcatggccatcaatgaTGCATGCATCCTGAAATCTGCCATCTTCTTTTTCCTCAAGAAGTTCTTCCGCCAGCATCCCGCCTATGTCAACCTAGTCGAGCTCTTTCTCGACCTGGGACTTCACACTGAAGTGGGCCAGCTGGGCGATCTcgctgctgccaaggaagaggacATTGCAAAATTTACCATGGAAAAATACTGGTCCATCGTCAGGGACAAGTCTTCATACAGCATATCCGGACCGGTTCTACTCGCTTTGGAGTACTGGCAACTTGCAACACCCAAGAACCTGCAGCAGACTCACAATTTTGCAGTAGCACTGGGAGAGTATTTCCAGGTGAACGATGATTATGTCGATGTATACGGAGATTATGCGGTCACCGGAAAACACGGGACGGATATTCAGGATAACAAATGCACATGGTTCATTATTGAAGCACTGTCTCGGGCAAACGATGAGCAAAGATGCGACCTTTTAGGAAACTATGGAAAGAGGGACTCGTCTCAGGTTGATATAGTGAAAAGAGTCTTCAACGAGCTGCAGTTACAGGAGGTGTTTAGGGAATATGAAGGAAAACAAAGAGCCAAGATTGAAGGTATAATTGCAGCTGTGGATGAAAGTGAGGGATTGAAGGGTGAGATATTCCTTACTCTGTTTAATGGGTTTAGAAAGGGACGACAATTTTGA
- a CDS encoding antibiotic biosynthesis monooxygenase domain-containing protein — translation MSDSTQISVHIKITVDPAHAETYLNALKPVFTAVIAEPRNTFFEVYQDEQNPGVFKLVENWTASVEYMKEVLKKEYYEPYRATIMPLLLKPLEVEFYTRMPGNEWVNVRAGIYPDRS, via the exons ATGTCAGACTCAACACAAATCTCTGTACACATTAAAATCACGGTCGACCCTGCTCATGCGGAAACGTACCTCAACGCACTCAAGCCTGTGTTTACAGCAGTCATTGCAGAACCTAGGAATACTTTTTTTGAGGTGTACCAAGATGAACAGAATCCGGGAGTATTCAAGCTAGTCGAGAATTGGACCGCCTCGGTGGAATACATGAAAGAGGTTT TGAAGAAGGAGTACTATGAGCCATATAGAGCCACGATTATGCCTCTCCTTCTTAAACCACTAGAAGTGGAATTTTACACTCGTATGCCCGGGAATGAGTGGGTTAATGTGCGGGCTGGAATATACCCTGACAGAAGCTAG
- a CDS encoding cytochrome P450 alkane hydroxylase (similar to Blastomyces dermatitidis SLH14081 XP_002628451.1) produces the protein MLSNISFDAWTIALVTTGALCAYWAFDSLVLTIKLRKSSGVRSNVLASNPFTAIYLFWQTAYYQMNNRLLEYFNYMLSNNKSTCPHAAEVSVLGRRIIVTRDPEHIKAVLTSKFTQFGKGPQFHDIWEPFLGDSIFTTDGKQWQGSRSLIRPMFVKDRVRDLDIFDRWTDTLISHIPGDGQTVDMCDLFYRMTLDVTTDFLLGASVGSLDKYVPPIPTKSQGREMSDKEDSPRSEFSKAFTEVQRAQMILTILAPFWHVLPKRQYHKGIKKLEEFMNPYIQATLKLSDEELEKLSKSDKDFTFLHNIALYSKDPKVIRDQIMAVLLAGRDTTASTLSWTLYELCNYPAIWAKLRQEVLEVVGPTKTPSYDDLKSMRYLNHAIDETLRLYPAVPYNWRAAVANTTLPGQIGQPDIAANNRDIILYSTLAMQRRRDLYPPVSEKFADPDIYSPDRWEHWTPKPWQYVPFNGGPRICIGQNFALTEMAFVLVRLLQKYERIEYRGDWNAQYHKAEVVGCPGQGVPMTFYAAKN, from the exons ATGCTGAGCAACATCTCTTTTGACGCGTGGACGATCGCGCTCGTCACAACCGGCGCCTTGTGTGCTTACTGGGCCTTTGATAGCTTGGTTTTGACTATCAAGTTGCGCAAGTCCAGCGGCGTTCGCTCTAATGTGTTGGCTAGCAATCCATTTACAG CAATCTACCTCTTCTGGCAAACTGCTTACTATCAAATGAACAACCGGCTCTTGGAATACTTCAATTACATGCTGAGTAACAACAAGTCTACCTGTCCCCATGCTGCCGAAGTCTCTGTACTTGGACGACGCATCATCGTGACCAGGGACCCCGAGCACATCAAAGCAGTCCTCACCAGCAAGTTTACCCAGTTCGGTAAGGGACCGCAGTTTCATGACATCTGGGAACCTTTTCTTGGAGACAGCATCTTCACCACCGATGGAaagcaatggcaaggcagCCGAAGCTTGATCCGACCCATGTTCGTCAAGGACAGGGTTCGGGACTTGGATATTTTCGACCGATGGACGGACACACTGATTTCGCATATCCCCGGTGATGGACAGACTGTAGACATGTGCGACCTGTTCTATCGGATGACGCTGGATGTGACGACAgactttcttcttggtgcAAGtgttggcagcttggatAAGTATGTGCCGCCTATCCCAACTAAGAGTCAAGGACGGGAAATGTCTGACAAGGAGGACAGTCCTCGAAGCGAGTTTAGCAAGGCATTCACCGAAGTCCAACGAGCCCAGATGATTCTCACCATTCTTGC CCCCTTCTGGCACGTCCTGCCCAAGAGACAGTACCACAAGggcatcaagaagctcgaaGAATTCATGAACCCGTATATCCAGGCGACCCTAAAGCTAAGCGACGAAGAGCTGGAGAAACTTTCCAAGTCCGATAAGGACTTCACGTTCCTTCACAATATCGCACTCTACTCCAAGGACCCCAAGGTCATCCGAGACCAGATCATGGCAGTGCTGTTGGCTGGGCGAGATACCACTGCTTCTACCCTGTCCTGGACGTTGTACGAGCTCTGCAACTATCCTGCGATCTGGGCCAAGTTGCGACAGGAGGTTCTCGAAGTCGTCGGTCCtaccaaaacgccaagctATGACGATCTCAAGAGTATGCGATATCTGAACCACGCCATCGACGAGACATTGCGTCTGTACCCTGCTGTTCCGTACAATTGGAGAGCCGCCG TTGCGAATACGACCCTGCCTGGACAAATCGGTCAACCCGACATTGCTGCAAACAACAGAGACATCATCCTCTACAGCACACTGGCCATGCAGCGCCGCCGAGATTTGTACCCGCCCGTCTCGGAGAAGTTCGCCGACCCGGATATTTACAGTCCCGATCGATGGGAGCACTGGACTCCCAAGCCGTGGCAGTATGTACCGTTCAATGGTGGTCCTCGGATCTGCATTGGGCAGAACTTTGCCCTTACCGAGATGGCATTCGTCC TGGTCCGCCTGCTGCAAAAGTACGAAAGAATCGAGTATCGTGGCGACTGGAACGCCCAATACCACAAGGCCGAAGTCGTAGGGTGCCCTGGACAAGGTGTACCGATGACCTTTTATGCGGCAAAGAACTAG
- a CDS encoding F-box domain-containing protein yields MSNQDLTDDEIRLYTYNEPLNDNYVYVYHLDAIDLESRLPLDVGRHDAGYGAGLGGLNRLPRELLIRVLLILDIPTLTAFRAVNKHTMKTVDSLYEYSMVTKYCPDILRAILALDARAYGLGRLFETLCKTPCRWCCEFGGLVHLYTCERTCESCSCYIMNTPVSIQEAARITKLPHDKVKGSYPSIRSLPGYYGYKRPDPEDMQVVQQRLLLFDSLTLHGGVAGKVKLVGPESISKLLPDDDEQDTRFMGLISAPYFEESRDGKKKHVANWGYYCAACRCQGRSVLQKFTRRGLVEHIQEDGQILWEKGNEIYDITSPAAAGSTPGNLREEGYRARHDDPHVEVDVGD; encoded by the coding sequence ATGAGTAATCAGGATCTTACCGATGATGAGATTAGACTCTACACCTATAACGAGCCTCTGAACGACAACTACGTCTATGTGTACCACCTGGATGCGATCGATCTTGAATCACGGCTGCCCCTTGATGTGGGTCGACATGATGCCGGATACGGGGCCGGGCTTGGGGGCTTGAACCGACTGCCGAGAGAGTTGCTCATCCGAGTGTTGCTAATCTTGGATATACCGACCTTGACTGCGTTCCGGGCTGTGAATAAGCACACCATGAAGACAGTCGACTCGCTGTACGAGTATTCCATGGTTACCAAATACTGCCCTGACATCCTTCGTGCGATTCTTGCGCTGGACGCTCGAGCATATGGATTAGGGCGGTTGTTTGAGACACTCTGCAAGACACCCTGTCGATGGTGTTGTGAGTTTGGGGGGTTGGTACATCTGTACACATGCGAGAGGACGTGCGAGTCTTGCTCGTGCTACATAATGAATACCCCGGTTTCAATACAAGAAGCAGCACGAATTACAAAGTTGCCACACGACAAAGTAAAGGGCTCGTATCCTTCCATCCGATCTCTTCCCGGGTACTACGGCTATAAGAGACCAGATCCAGAGGATATGCAAGTTGTACAACAAAGACTACTATTGTTTGACTCACTCACCCTGCACGGCGGAGTTGCTGGAAAAGTCAAACTGGTTGGGCCAGAGTCCATCAGCAAACTTCTCCCAGACGATGACGAGCAAGACACTCGATTCATGGGCCTCATATCCGCGCCATACTTTGAAGAGTCACGagacggcaagaagaagcacgTGGCAAACTGGGGATACTATTGTGCCGCATGCCGGTGTCAGGGGCGATCCGTTTTGCAGAAGTTTACTCGACGAGGGCTCGTGGAGCATAttcaagaagacggccaaatACTATGGGAGAAAGGGAATGAGATATATGACATAACGAgtcctgctgctgctggcagcACTCCGGGTAATTTGAGGGAGGAAGGATACCGGGCGAGACACGATGATCCCCACGTTGAAGTAGATGTGGGTGATTAA
- a CDS encoding alcohol oxidase (similar to Myceliophthora thermophila ATCC 42464 XP_003665713.1), translating into MRIYSLVSLLPLLAGVSGQEDIETSSYAESFLPKCRCVPGDKCWPSKLEWEAFNFLLGDKLIKSEPIAESCYDGPHKDLTQCAYVNKMWPDQDFQTEKPIGRPYPYNITCAPIDYAAGEKPTTCTLGQLPTYAVNATSRYHILSALLFARLRNIRVTVASTGHDLLGRADGYGSLEIWLRNFRNSIDFQKTYSSANRCSKSGWTGSAIRIDGAWQWRDVYKVAKKNNVIVVGGGSISPGATGGWPSGGGHGPASRNYGLGADQILEAEVMLADGRIVIANHCSNADLFKALRGGGPGYGIVLGTTVKAHPNVDVVTAHRLAIAPLHQTPNNSDLLDAVALLVQAYPQLNDKGYSGYAFWFRNFPVIFIGGQKSGYTHGIWTIGKGRKEAEAAFAPVRQSLDKLKDKLFINETYATYNDYWSFYEAESGLYDPAGQTSLLTSRMIDAPSVSDYKKVREAVEVMSGQPEEIASNVILLVSGGQVFKDAADKTSGLNPAWRKSPFVMVTGRGIPKVASNEIRKAVVDDITFVKGAASKKLAPNTGGYMNEGNRHDPDYIKAFYGDAYPGHLAAKRKYDPFGVFYCPTCVGAEAFVDRPDGALCRA; encoded by the exons ATGAGGATTTACTCTTTGGTGTCACTCCTTCCGCTCTTGGCTGGGGTCTCTGGTCAAGAGGACATCGAAACAAGCTCATATGCTGAGAGTTTTCTTCCAAAATGCAGATGC GTTCCCGGTGACAAGTGCTGGCCAAGCAAGCTAGAATGGGAGGCTTTCAACTTCCTTCTTGGAGACAAGCTCATCAAGTCTGAGCCCATCGCGGAATCATGCTACGACGGCCCGCACAAGGACCTCACGCAATGCGCCTACGTCAACAAGATGTGGCCAGACCAAGACTTCCAGACAGAGAAGCCAATTGGACGACCGTATCCTTATAACATTACTTGTGCGCCCATTGACTACGCCGCCGGAGAGAAGCCCACGACCTGCACCTTGGGCCAGCTTCCCACGTACGCCGTCAATGCCACGTCTCGTTATCACATTTTGTCTGCGCTTCTCTTTGCCAGATTGCGCAATATCCGGGTCACTGTTGCCAGCACCGGACATGACCTCCTCGGCCGTGCTGATGGCTATGGTAGTCTTGAGATTTGGCTTCGCAACTTCCGCAACAGCATCGATTTTCAGAAGACGTACTCGTCCGCCAACAGATGCTCTAAGTCCGGCTGGACAGGGAGTGCCATACGCATCGACGGCGCTTGGCAATGGCGCGATGTGTACAAGGTAGCCAAGAAGAATAATGTCATTGTCGTTGGCGGTGGTTCCATTTCGCCTGGTGCTACAGGTGGATGGCCATCGGGAGGTGGTCATGGTCCGGCTTCTCGCAACTACGGCCTTGGAGCCGATCAGATTCTTGAGGCAGAGGTTATGCTTGCTGACGGACGCATTGTCATTGCAAATCACTGCTCCAATGCTGATCTCTTCAAAGCTCTTCGAGGAGGCGGCCCTGGATACGGCATTGTCCTTGGAACCACGGTTAAAGCACACCCCAACGTTGACGTTGTGACGGCTCACAGACTTGCCATCGCACCTCTTCATCAGACGCCTAACAACTCGGACCTGTTGGACGCTGTGGCCCTCCTAGTTCAGGCATATCCTCAGTTGAACGACAAAGGATACTCTGGATACGCGTTCTGGTTCCGCAATTTCCCCGTGATCTTTATCGGTGGTCAAAAATCCGGATACACTCATGGTATCTGGACCATTGGCAAGGGACGAAAGGAGGCGGAGGCTGCTTTTGCCCCAGTCCGACAAAGTCTGGATaagctcaaggacaagctgTTCATCAACGAGACGTATGCCACTTACAATGATTATTGGTCCTTCTATGAGGCAGAGTCCGGCCTTTACGATCCTGCCGGCCAAACATCTCTCCTTACCTCCCGCATGATCGACGCCCCTTCGGTTTCTGACTACAAAAAGGTCCGAGAAGCGGTCGAGGTTATGAGCGGTCAGCCAGAGGAAATCGCATCAAATGTGATCCTGCTCGTCTCTGGCGGCCAGGTCTTCAAGGACGCCGCAGACAAAACATCTGGGCTCAACCCAGCATGGCGCAAGTCCCCCTTCGTCATGGTCACTGGACGAGGGATTCCAAAGGTAGCCAGCAACGAGATTCGAAAGGCTGTCGTCGACGACATCACCTTTGTCAAGGGCGCTGCGAGCAAGAAACTTGCCCCAAATACGGGAGGATACATGAACGAAGGCAACCGCCATGATCCAGATTACATCAAGGCATTCTATGGTGACGCCTATCCAGGTCACTTGGCCGCCAAGAGAAAGTATGATCCTTTTGGTGTGTTTTACTGCCCGACCTGTGTCGGCGCTGAGGCGTTTGTCGATCGCCCAGACGGAGCATTGTGTAGAGCATGA
- a CDS encoding phosphoglycerate kinase (similar to Saccharomyces cerevisiae S288c NP_009938.2), with product MSLASKLSITDVDVKGKRVLIRVDFNVPLDENKKVTNNQRIVGAIPTIKHAIDNGAKSVILMSHLGRPNGSPNAKYSLQPVVPELEKLLGKSVTFAPDCVGPEVEAIVNKADGGAVVLLENLRFHIEEEGSAKDKDGNKTKADKAKVEEFRKGLTALGDIYINDAFGTAHRAHSSMVGVELPQKAAGFLMKKELDYFAKALESPQRPFLAILGGAKISDKIQLIDNLLDKVNTLIIGGGMAFTFKKVLDNMPIGSSLFDEAGSKTVTQLMEKAKKNNVKVVLPVDFITADKFDKDANSGYATDADGIPDGWMGLDCGKKSSALFKEAVDEAKTILWNGPAGVFEFDKFAEGTKSILDAAVKGCENGKIVIIGGGDTATVAAKYGVEDKLSHVSTGGGASLELLEGKDLPGVVALSSK from the exons ATGTCTCTGGCTAGCAAGCTATCCATCACTGACGTTGACgtcaagggcaagagggTCCTCATTCGG GTCGACTTCAACGTCCCTCTCGACGAGAACAAAAAGGTCACTAACAACCAGCGTATCGTTGGTGCTATCCCCACCATCAAGCATGCCATCGACAATGGCGCCAAGTCCGTCATCTTGATGTCCCACCTCGGTCGTCCTAACGGCTCTCCCAACGCGAAGTACTCTTTGCAGCCCGTCGTTCCCGAGctcgagaagctgcttggcaagAGCGTCACATTTGCCCCCGACTGCGTTGGCCCCGAGGTCGAGGCCATCGTTAACAAGGCAGATGGCGGAGCTGTTGTTCTCCTTGAGAACTTGCGATTCCATATTGAAGAGGAGGGCAGCGCCAAGGATAAGGAtggcaacaagaccaaggccgacaaggccaaggttgaagagTTCCGCAAGGGCCTGACTGCTCTTGGTGACATTTACATTA ACGACGCCTTTGGCACTGCTCACCGTGCCCACTCGTCCATGGTCGGCGTTGAGCTGCCCCAAAAGGCCGCCGGTTTCCTCATGAAGAAGGAGCTCGATTACTTTGCCAAGGCCCTCGAGTCTCCCCAGCGTcccttcttggccatcctCGGTGGCGCCAAGATCTCTGACAAGATTCAGCTCATTGACAACCTGCTGGACAAGGTCAACACACTGATTATCGGTGGCGGCATGGCTTTTACCTTCAAGAAGGTGCTCGACAACATGCCCATTGGCTCTTCTCTATTCGACGAGGCCGGTTCCAAGACTGTCACGCAGCTCATggagaaggccaagaagaacaacgTCAAGGTCGTTCTTCCCGTCGACTTCATCACTGCCGACAAGTTCGACAAGGATGCCAACTCTGGCTATGCCACCGATGCTGACGGCATCCCCGACGGCTGGATGGGTCTCGATTGCGGTAAGAAGTCGTCTGCCCTCTTCAAGGAGGCCGTCgacgaggccaagaccaTCCTGTGGAACGGACctgctggtgtctttgagTTTGACAAGTTCGCCGAGGGCACCAAGTCTATCCTCGACGCCGCCGTCAAGGGCTGTGAGAACGGCAAGATTGTCATCATCGGAGGTGGTGATACCGCCACCGTTGCTGCCAAGTACGGTGTTGAGGATAAGCTCAGCCACGTGTCTACTGGCGGTGGTGCAAGCTTGGAGTTGCTGGAGGGCAAGGATCTgcctggtgttgttgctctGTCGAGTAAGTAA